The following are from one region of the Silurus meridionalis isolate SWU-2019-XX chromosome 25, ASM1480568v1, whole genome shotgun sequence genome:
- the lhx1b gene encoding LIM/homeobox protein Lhx1b, with protein MLQCAGCERPILDRFLLNVLDRAWHTKCVQCCDCKCNLTEKCFSREGRLYCKTDFFRRYGTKCGGCSQVISPTDLVRKARSKVFHLTCFTCIICNKQLSTGEELYVLDESKFVCKEDYLSNSSGKDANLLSITPCSEPSLSPDSQDPQDDGKDSEAGHLSDKDGCGNENDEQSAGTKRRGPRTTIKAKQLETLKAAFAATPKPTRHIREQLAQETGLNMRVIQVWFQNRRSKERRMKQLSALGARRHVLFRSARRMRALGERVEPAELMMPNGHFSYYGDYQGEYYGPGSNYDYFPHGPPSSQAQTPSDLGYIPSSVPAGTPLGTMDLHHSGHHPSGESQCFGEMVPQHSGDSPSPEHSISADMSGAFTSISSLGANGYSSQLSQPSSEISEGTVW; from the exons ATGCTCCAGTGCGCAGGGTGCGAGCGGCCCATCCTGGACAGGTTCCTCCTGAACGTGCTGGACCGCGCGTGGCACACCAAATGCGTCCAGTGCTGCGACTGCAAGTGCAATCTAACGGAGAAATGCTTCTCCAGAGAAGGAAGACTTTACTGCAAAACGGACTTTTTTAG ACGCTACGGCACGAAGTGCGGCGGCTGCTCTCAGGTCATCTCCCCGACAGACCTCGTCCGCAAGGCCAGAAGCAAAGTGTTCCACCTCACCTGCTTCACCTGCATCATCTGCAACAAGCAGCTGTCCACCGGAGAAGAGCTCTACGTCCTGGACGAGTCGAAATTCGTGTGCAAAGAGGATTACCTGAGCAACAGCTCCGGCAAGGACGCGAATCTGCTCTCCA TAACACCGTGCAGTGAGCCCAGCCTGTCCCCGGACTCGCAGGACCCCCAGGATGACGGGAAGGACTCGGAGGCGGGTCACCTCTCGGATAAAGACGGGTGCGGGAACGAGAACGATGAGCAGAGCGCGGGGACGAAGCGCCGCGGCCCGCGCACCACCATCAAAGCCAAACAGCTCGAGACCCTGAAAGCGGCGTTCGCGGCCACGCCTAAGCCCACGAGACACATCCGAGAACAGCTCGCGCAGGAGACCGGCCTCAACATGCGCGTCATTCAG GTATGGTTCCAGAACCGGCGCTCGAAAGAAAGACGAATGAAGCAGCTGAGTGCACTGGGGGCGAGACGCCATGTGCTGTTCCGCAGCGCGAGAAGAATGAGGGCGCTGGGGGAGCGAGTGGAGCCGGCCGAACTCATGATGCCCAATGGCCACTTCTCTTATTATGGAG ATTATCAAGGCGAATACTACGGCCCAGGAAGCAACTACGACTACTTCCCGCATGGCCCTCCCTCTTCACAGGCCCAGACTCCAAGCGATCTGGGCTACATTCCTTCCTCAGTCCCCGCTGGCACACCACTAGGCACCATGGACCTTCACCATTCTGGCCATCACCCCTCCGGAGAGAGCCAGTGTTTTGGCGAGATGGTGCCACAGCACTCTGGGGACTCCCCAAGCCCGGAGCACAGCATCTCGGCAGACATGAGTGGCGCGTTCACCTCGATCAGCTCGCTCGGTGCTAACGGGTACAGCAGTCAGCTCTCTCAGCCTTCGTCAGAAATAAGTGAAGGCACCGTGTGGTAG
- the aatf gene encoding protein AATF isoform X2: MAASISEQLADLLNPLPNFADPEDDQDDETKARVVDKFDEGGDAEDLPVSGLRKRASALLVDSDKRYHGKVTSRKELQQDFDGSDDDDDSNDEDIDEEEDEKEDDLSDGDEGSQVSSLVTRMKGADLSFSKNTDFRKLTEGMDDLGESDDEDEDEDEDEATSSEDEEEEDDDEGGDSGGVMTFSKEKVNEEVDKGKAVKNQLALWDLILEGRIKMQKALMTANQLPQPDTFPEFKSKGGAEYTGALKNSHKALKALQRSLLELQDLLLYQNPETRAIAQGKTRGPDSSKSEDDEEIDSDEGENEEDVEDEPVSRETSKRKLETAHYPDFMAKRFAAFQPYRDATLQKWYDKTRLTTGKTNKGFGAFERNILTQVEQVLMDKERLLKRTQTRRSDDRVLGRAELSSVTTQSSSTEPEAPALKANAHLKDLDEEIFDDDDFYHQLLRELIERKTSATDPNDQVAMGRQWLAIQKLRSKIKKKVDTKASKGRKVRFHLHSKLMNFMAPIDHSTMSDEARSELYRSLFGSQMLQ, from the exons ATGGCCGCGTCCATATCGGAGCAACTCGCGGATTTGTTGAACCCGCTGCCGAATTTCGCGGATCCCGAGGACGACCAGGATGACG AGACCAAAGCCAGAGTCGTAGACAAGTTCGATGAAGGAGGTGATGCCGAAGATCTCCCAGTCAGTGGATTGCGGAAGCGAGCATCCGCTTTGCTGGTCGATTCGGATAAACGCTATCATGGGAAAGTGACGTCACGCAAGGAGCTGCAGCAGGACTTTGACGGCTCGG atgatgatgacgacTCCAATGATGAAGACattgatgaggaggaggatgagaaaGAAGACGACCTCAGTGATGGTGACGAAGGTTCTCAGGTGTCCAGCTTGGTGACGAGGATGAAGGGTGCCGATCTGAGCTTCTCTAAAAACACCGATTTCCGCAAGCTAACAGAGGGCATGGACGACCTGGGAGAAAGCGACgatgaggatgaggacgagGACGAAGACGAAGCAACAAGCTcggaagatgaagaggaggaggacgacGACGAAGGTGGCGACTCGGGGGGTGTAATGACTTTTTCGAAAGAGAAGGTGAATGAAGAGGTGGACAAAGGCAAAGCAGTAAAGAACCAGCTCG CTCTCTGGGACCTGATCCTCGAGGGCCGCATCAAAATGCAGAAAGCCCTCATGACAGCCAACCAGCTTCCTCAACCGGACACATTTCCAGAGTTCAAGAGCAAAGGCGGGGCCGAGTACACCGGAGCGCTGAAGAACA GCCACAAAGCACTAAAAGCTCTACAGAGATCTTTATTGGAGCTCCAGGACCTGCTGTTGTACCAGAACCCAGAAACCAGAGCCATCGCTCAGGGGAAGACCAGGGGCCCGGACAGCAG CAAGTCTGAGGACGATGAAGAGATCGACAGTGACGAAGGTGAAAACGAGGAAGATGTTGAGGATGAACCTGTGAGTCGTGAGACCTCCAAGCGGAAGTTGGAGACGGCGCACTATCCCGACTTCATGGCAAAACGCTTTGCCGCCTTCCAGCCGTACCGCGACGCCACGCTGCAGAAATGGTACGACAAGACACGGCTAACCACGGGCAAGACCAACAAG GGCTTCGGGGCGTTCGAGCGGAACATCCTGACGCAGGTGGAGCAGGTGTTGATGGATAAGGAGCGTCTGCTGAAGCGCACACAGACACGCAGGTCTGATGACCGAGTTCTGGGCAGAGCGGAGCTCAGTTCCGTCACCACGCAGTCCAGCAGCACAGAGCCGGAG GCCCCGGCGCTCAAAGCTAACGCTCATCTCAAAGACCTGGACGAGGAGATCTTCGACGACGACGACTTTTATCACCAG CTTCTCAGAGAGCTGATCGAGCGCAAGACCAGTGCAACAGATCCTAATGACCAAGTGGCCatgggcag GCAGTGGCTGGCCATCCAGAAGCTTCGCAGCAAGATCAAGAAGAAAGTGGACACAAAGGCCAGCAAGGGCAGGAAAGTCCG atttcATTTACACAGTAAGCTGATGAATTTTATGGCTCCTATTGACCACAGTACCATGAGTGATGAAGCTCG
- the aatf gene encoding protein AATF isoform X1, translating to MAASISEQLADLLNPLPNFADPEDDQDDETKARVVDKFDEGGDAEDLPVSGLRKRASALLVDSDKRYHGKVTSRKELQQDFDGSDDDDDSNDEDIDEEEDEKEDDLSDGDEGSQVSSLVTRMKGADLSFSKNTDFRKLTEGMDDLGESDDEDEDEDEDEATSSEDEEEEDDDEGGDSGGVMTFSKEKVNEEVDKGKAVKNQLALWDLILEGRIKMQKALMTANQLPQPDTFPEFKSKGGAEYTGALKNSHKALKALQRSLLELQDLLLYQNPETRAIAQGKTRGPDSSSKSEDDEEIDSDEGENEEDVEDEPVSRETSKRKLETAHYPDFMAKRFAAFQPYRDATLQKWYDKTRLTTGKTNKGFGAFERNILTQVEQVLMDKERLLKRTQTRRSDDRVLGRAELSSVTTQSSSTEPEAPALKANAHLKDLDEEIFDDDDFYHQLLRELIERKTSATDPNDQVAMGRQWLAIQKLRSKIKKKVDTKASKGRKVRFHLHSKLMNFMAPIDHSTMSDEARSELYRSLFGSQMLQ from the exons ATGGCCGCGTCCATATCGGAGCAACTCGCGGATTTGTTGAACCCGCTGCCGAATTTCGCGGATCCCGAGGACGACCAGGATGACG AGACCAAAGCCAGAGTCGTAGACAAGTTCGATGAAGGAGGTGATGCCGAAGATCTCCCAGTCAGTGGATTGCGGAAGCGAGCATCCGCTTTGCTGGTCGATTCGGATAAACGCTATCATGGGAAAGTGACGTCACGCAAGGAGCTGCAGCAGGACTTTGACGGCTCGG atgatgatgacgacTCCAATGATGAAGACattgatgaggaggaggatgagaaaGAAGACGACCTCAGTGATGGTGACGAAGGTTCTCAGGTGTCCAGCTTGGTGACGAGGATGAAGGGTGCCGATCTGAGCTTCTCTAAAAACACCGATTTCCGCAAGCTAACAGAGGGCATGGACGACCTGGGAGAAAGCGACgatgaggatgaggacgagGACGAAGACGAAGCAACAAGCTcggaagatgaagaggaggaggacgacGACGAAGGTGGCGACTCGGGGGGTGTAATGACTTTTTCGAAAGAGAAGGTGAATGAAGAGGTGGACAAAGGCAAAGCAGTAAAGAACCAGCTCG CTCTCTGGGACCTGATCCTCGAGGGCCGCATCAAAATGCAGAAAGCCCTCATGACAGCCAACCAGCTTCCTCAACCGGACACATTTCCAGAGTTCAAGAGCAAAGGCGGGGCCGAGTACACCGGAGCGCTGAAGAACA GCCACAAAGCACTAAAAGCTCTACAGAGATCTTTATTGGAGCTCCAGGACCTGCTGTTGTACCAGAACCCAGAAACCAGAGCCATCGCTCAGGGGAAGACCAGGGGCCCGGACAGCAG CAGCAAGTCTGAGGACGATGAAGAGATCGACAGTGACGAAGGTGAAAACGAGGAAGATGTTGAGGATGAACCTGTGAGTCGTGAGACCTCCAAGCGGAAGTTGGAGACGGCGCACTATCCCGACTTCATGGCAAAACGCTTTGCCGCCTTCCAGCCGTACCGCGACGCCACGCTGCAGAAATGGTACGACAAGACACGGCTAACCACGGGCAAGACCAACAAG GGCTTCGGGGCGTTCGAGCGGAACATCCTGACGCAGGTGGAGCAGGTGTTGATGGATAAGGAGCGTCTGCTGAAGCGCACACAGACACGCAGGTCTGATGACCGAGTTCTGGGCAGAGCGGAGCTCAGTTCCGTCACCACGCAGTCCAGCAGCACAGAGCCGGAG GCCCCGGCGCTCAAAGCTAACGCTCATCTCAAAGACCTGGACGAGGAGATCTTCGACGACGACGACTTTTATCACCAG CTTCTCAGAGAGCTGATCGAGCGCAAGACCAGTGCAACAGATCCTAATGACCAAGTGGCCatgggcag GCAGTGGCTGGCCATCCAGAAGCTTCGCAGCAAGATCAAGAAGAAAGTGGACACAAAGGCCAGCAAGGGCAGGAAAGTCCG atttcATTTACACAGTAAGCTGATGAATTTTATGGCTCCTATTGACCACAGTACCATGAGTGATGAAGCTCG